The genomic interval TGATTTATGAAAACTTGGAGTAAAACCAAAATAATAGCAACCCTAGGACCAGCATCGTCGAGTAAGGAAGTACTTACCGAAATGATTATGGCCGGTGTAGATGTATGTCGCGTAAATTCATCGCATGGTAACTATGATCAACATCAAAAGGTAATTGATATTATTCGAGAAATAAATAAGGAACATCGTTTAAACACTGCCATTTTGGTTGATTTGCAAGGTCCGAAATTGCGCATAGGTGTTATGAAAAACAATGAAGCCTTTCTTGAAAACGGGAAAGAAATAATTATTTCGACAGAAGAGTGCGAAGGTACTGCTGAAAAGGTTTTTATGACATATCCCGAATTTCCTAAAGATGTTGCTGTTGGCGATAAAGTGTTGATTGATGATGGTAAAATTGAATTACGTGTAATAGCAACCGACCGCGATAAAACAGTAAAAGCAGTTATTATTAACGGAGGAATTTTATCCTCAAAAAAAGGTGTTAATCTTCCAAACACAAAAATATCCTTACCCTGTTTAACTGCAAAAGATTTAGAAGATCTTGACTTTGCTTTGAAGAATAATGTTGAATGGATAGGCCTTTCGTTTGTTCGCTCAGTAACGGATATTGTGGACTTAAAAGAAATAATAAAGCGTCAAGGAAAAACTTCAAGAGTTGTTGCTAAAATTGAAAAACCTGAGGCGATTGCGGAAATCGATAACATTATTGACATGACCGATGCGTTAATGGTTGCACGTGGAGATCTTGGTGTTGAAATGCCGATGGAACGCGTTCCACTGATCCAAAAAATGTTGGTAACCAAATGTATCAACGCATCGAAACCTGTAATTATCGCCACTCAAATGATGGAAAGTATGATCAGCAATTACAGTCCTACTCGTGCAGAGGTAAACGATGTGGCCAATGCAGTAATGGATGGAGCCGACGCAGTAATGTTAAGTGGCGAAACTTCAGTAGGGAAATTTCCGGTGAAAGTAATTGAACACATGCAAAACATCGTTGCATCGATTGAACGAGAAGGAAAAATTTATTACAAAGAGCATCCACCACAACTCAAGAATCAAACTTTTATTTCAGATTCAATTTGTTACAATGCTTGTGTAATGGCCGAACAAGCGGGCGCCCGCGGTATTATTTCGATGACAAATTCAGGCTATACTGCATTTAAATTATCGAGCCATCGGCCCAAAGCCAACATTTTTATTTTTACTGATAATCGCTCTCTGCTTAATACACTAAGTTTAGTTTGGGGAGTAAGAGGTTTTTTTTACGATAAATACGAAAGCACTGACGAAACAATTGCAGACATCAAAAATTTTCTAAAAAAAGGAAATTATGTTGCAGTAGATGATTTAATAATCAATATCGCCAGTATACCTATGGAAGAAAAAGGACGTGCAAACATGATAAAATTAGGATACGTTAGTTAATTAAATTAACCTCTATTTTGGCCCTACTTTTACATCTCGAAACTGCAACAACCATGTGTTCTGTTGCTTTATCACAAGAAGGAAAATTACTTGATATTGAAGAGTTGGATGCTGGTTATACTCATGCCGAAAACTTGGTAGCTTTTTGTGATCAATTAGTAAGAAAACGTGGCTACACTTA from Bacteroidota bacterium carries:
- the pyk gene encoding pyruvate kinase, which produces MKTWSKTKIIATLGPASSSKEVLTEMIMAGVDVCRVNSSHGNYDQHQKVIDIIREINKEHRLNTAILVDLQGPKLRIGVMKNNEAFLENGKEIIISTEECEGTAEKVFMTYPEFPKDVAVGDKVLIDDGKIELRVIATDRDKTVKAVIINGGILSSKKGVNLPNTKISLPCLTAKDLEDLDFALKNNVEWIGLSFVRSVTDIVDLKEIIKRQGKTSRVVAKIEKPEAIAEIDNIIDMTDALMVARGDLGVEMPMERVPLIQKMLVTKCINASKPVIIATQMMESMISNYSPTRAEVNDVANAVMDGADAVMLSGETSVGKFPVKVIEHMQNIVASIEREGKIYYKEHPPQLKNQTFISDSICYNACVMAEQAGARGIISMTNSGYTAFKLSSHRPKANIFIFTDNRSLLNTLSLVWGVRGFFYDKYESTDETIADIKNFLKKGNYVAVDDLIINIASIPMEEKGRANMIKLGYVS